The nucleotide window CGCATTCGGGAAAGTGCCCGCGCTGGTGCTGCTGCTGCCGAGGCTGTAGAGCCTCAAGGTGCCGCCATCCAATGTAACCGGGCCCGTGCCGAGCGCGCCGCCATTCGCCGCAGCATCCAGCAGCGCGATGGTGCCCGCCTGGATCACGCTGCCGCCGCTGAAAAGATTCGCCGCACCCAGCGAAAGCGTGCCGGTGCCGGTCTTGGTAAGGAGACCCGCACCATCGATGCCGCCGTTGGCCGCCGTGAGCGTGTAGTTCTTCGTGGTATTCGCCACGCTGACCGCACCGGGCGTGACCGGACCGGCGATGGTGATCGCATTGACCGATGAGGTGTCATCGAACACCGCGCTGTCCGGAGACAGGAAGACCTCGCTGCCACCGTTGAGCAACCAGTTTGCCGCCACGGTATCCCAGGTGGTTCCAGCCGTACCGGTCCAGGTGAGGGTGCCCGCCCCGCGCTTCACCACGATCTTGATGACTCCGGCCGTGGTGGTGTCGAAGGTGGCGGTCTGGTTCGATCCCACAGGTGGATTCCACACCAGCACGGGCGCGCCGGTGAGCGTGCCCGAATAGGTGGCGATGGTGTAGGTGCCCTGGGGAAACGCACCGGTGCCGGGCACCGGCGTGATGACGATGGTGCCGTTCGTCGTCAGGTTTCCATTGATGGTGAGGCCTGACACCACGCCATTGACAGCGGTGAAGGCGAGCTTGCCGCCGCTCTGGATCGCCACGTCACCGGTGATCGATCCACTGCCGCCGAGCGTCGCACCGTTCTGCACCGTCACCGCACTGCCGGTGAGCGATCCGGTCACCACCAATGCGCCCGCCTGCACCGTGGTCGCGCCGGTGTGGGTGCAGGCTCCGCTGAGCATGAGCGTGCCGGTGCCAACCTTTGTCAACGCGGTGATGCCGGTGCTGTTGCCGATGGATCCTGCATACAACGAATCCGTATTCTTGTTCCCTACCTGCCACGTCAGCGTGCGCCCGGAGGTCGGCCCGCCACGCAGGGCGGCGGTGGAGACACCAGACAGCTCGCCCATGGCCAGCGTCACGTTGCCACTCATCGTGAGGTTGTAGTAGGCGTAGGCATTGTCGCCCAATGTGACCGCCGCAGCCGCATAGCCGGATGAGTTCGCGATGCGGAAATCCCCGAGCACCGTGAGCCTGCCGCTGAAGGCCGACCAGTTGCCCTTGAGATCCGTGCGGACATACGGCGAGTAGAACGTGAGATCGCCCGCGCCGGTGAGGCTGCCCGTCAGGCCGCAACGTCCGTCCGCATCGATGCGTGCCACGCCACCCGCAGGGACCGCCACATTCCACGCCGCGGTCTCGCTGGCCTGTACGTCCGCCATGGAGAGCGTGCCATTGTTGATCGTGATCAGTCCGCTGCCGAGGCCGCTGGTATTCGGCGTCGATCCGGCCAGATAAATACGGCCGCCATTGAGGATGGTGCCACCGGTGTAGGTGTTCGCACTGGCGATCAGCAGCGTACCCGGACCGGTCTTGATGAGGGCACCGCTGCCACTGATCGTGCCGCTGGATTGAATCGAGCTGTTCGCGAGCGCGATGTCGATGGTGCCGCCGGAGCTGCCGAGCGTGAGATTGCGGTTCGTGTTCGTTTGCGAAGCGGTGAGGCTGAGGGTGCCGCCATTGAGAACGAAATTCGATGCCGCCGCGCTGGATGCGCCGATGGAACTCGGAGTGCCCGCATCACCCAATGCCGATACGGCGAGCACACCGCCATTCACCACCGTGGGACCGGTGTAGCTATGGTTGGAGGAAACGAGCGTGAGCGTGCCGCTGCCGCTCTTGGTCAGGCCGCCACTGCCGGAAAGGCCACCCGCACCATTGAAGGTGTAGTCGTTGCTCGCATTCACCGTCACTCCGGAGACAGGCAGCGTGGTCGCAAGCGACACCGTCGGGCTGGCCGCTCCGGTGTTGTCAAAGGTGACGGTGTCCCCGGAAACGAAGACATCCGGAGAGCCCGCGCGCAGCCAGTTCTGGCTGGAAGCGAGATCCCAGTTCGCGCCGGTGCCACGCCACGTCACGGTGGCCGCGGCGCGTGTGACCGGCACCGTCAGGCGGATGGAGCCGCTATCCGCGGCGAGCGTGTAGGGTGTGCCCGCGGGCACCACCACGGCGAGATTCGAAACGCTTCCGGTGAGCGTGCCGGTGTAGGTGGCGAGCGTATAGGTGCCGGGAGCGAGCGCGCCGTTCAGCGGATTCACCACGATACTCACCTTGCCGGACAGCGAGAGATTGCCGGTGATCGCGAGGCGGTCGTTGGCCTTGGTGGTGCCGGATGAATCATCGGACAAGTCCATGGCGAAGGCCGCGCCATCCTCTGCGGCGAGTCCGTTGCCAAATGCCAGCGCACCCGCACTACCCATGCCCAAGCCGGGCGTGATCGCACCGCGGTACTTGATCGTGACCGGCTGGGAAAATTGGCCGGTGCCCGCGATCCGGCCGCCGGTATTCCCACCTGCCGCCGCTCCGCCCCAGGTGCCCCCCCACACGGTGACCGGGCTTCCTTGCAGGCTGCCATTCACCACCAGCGCGCCATCCCAGACGGTGGTCTTGCCGGTGAAGGCATGCGTTCCGCCCAGCGTGAGCGTTCCCTTGCCCGCCTTCATCAGCGTCATCGCACCACCCAGCGAACCACTGCCGGTGAATGCGTAATCCTTCGGACTGTAGACGGTCACGGCTCCCGGCTGGAGCGTGCCCATGAGCGCCACCGCGGTGGTCGCGTCCCCGCCGATGTCGAAGCGCACCGTATCGCCGTTGGCGAAAGTACTATTCGTCCCGTTGTTCAACCAACTCGGGGTGATGCCGGCATCCCAGGTGGTGGCACCGCTGCCACCACGCCACACCAGCTTCGCATCCACCATCGGCGGAGGTGGCGGCGGGGTCATGTCCGTGCCGAGGTAATAGTCGGTATAGCTCGATTGCACGTAGCCCTTGGTCGTCGCCTGGATGCGATACTGGGGATTGTGCATCAGGGTGTAGATCCGGAACGGCTGGCCGTTGCTGGTCTTCACCACATCCGGGATCTTCGTCGTGTAGATGCGCAGCTCGGAGTTGTCGTTTGCCACCACCACCAGCTCCTCGCGCCAGTCGCCGAGGATGTCGCCCCAGAAGGCGGGTCGGCCGCCGTAGGCCTGATACACGCCGGGCGAGGTCTCATTGTAGATCGTATAGGTGCGCGACTGGCTGCCGGGATACTGGGGATTGAACCACGCGATGGCCGGGGCCTCCGCACTGCTGCCAACGGTGGCAATGAACTGGCGTCCGAGATATGGCTTCGTCAGCCCCGGAATCGCCGAGGAAACAGTGCCCGCATCCACACCCCACCAAATCGTCTCCGGCGGGAACGGCTGTTGGCTGAAAAGCGCGTTGCCCTTGCTGTCATAGACGTTCGGCTGGGTGGAGAACATCTCGATGCCCTTCGTACTCGGATCGAAATCCCCCACCACCCCGCGGCCGACATCCACCACATCCCCTGCATACCACTTCCGGATGACGGCACTCTTGTCCGCAGCATGCAGCACGGTGGCGAGACCGGTGCCATTGTTCTGCTGGATGAGGAAGGTTTCGAGACCGGGGCGGTCCGGGTCGATGTCCGTGATGTGGAAGCGGTCGCCGTGGACGACCTCGTTGAGCACGCCGCCGTTGATCTGGCCGGAGCCATCCGATTTCAACACGTGGCCAATGTCGCAGTATTCGTCCTTCCCATCATTGTCCACGTCCGCGAGGCGGATCTGGTGGGCGGTGGCGGTATGGCCGCTGAAGGGCCACGTCCAGCGCTGGGAGAGCACGCCGCCGCGATAGTCCCAGGTGGTGGCCACGTCATTGAAGCTCTCGTCCGGATTGCGGTTCGAAGCCTGATAGAAAATGGAAGGCTTCATGCCGTCCGCATAGACGATGCCCATGTGGGCATTCATGTGGGTGCGCGTGACCCATGCCGCCGGCACGGGAATGGTGGCGCGCGCTTTCTCGACACCGGTGGTGCCCTCCAGAATGGAGATGTATTGCACCTCGTCATCCGGCGCGGTGAGCGTGGTGCCATTGGGAAAGATCACGCCATTCGCCGTGCGCACGATCACCTCCGCCTTGCCGTCGCCATCGAGATCGTAGACCGTAACATTGTCCCCGTGGCCGATGCCGATGGAGGATGAGCCCGGCGTGATGTTGTAGTGGTCCACGCTGTTCGGCCCCATGTTCATCTGCCAGAGCAGCGTGCCATCGCGCTTGTAGGCCTGGAGCCACTGGCGGGCCTCGACGTTCGGATTGCTGCGGTCGATGACGAAATCGTATTCGCCATCGCCATCGAGATCCCCCACCCAGCAGAACTTCACGTCATAGGAAACGCCCGCCGCCGCATCGTCCGGCGTGGGTTGCATGGGCACGGAGAGATACTGGCGCGCAGACGCGTTCAAGGGCAGCGTGCAAGGTCCGCTGGCGAGGTTCGCCCACACGTCCGCGAGCTCCACGCCATTGAGCACCGGCCTTACCGAATAGGTGTAGGCGGTGGTGGAGAGGTTGCCCGGCGCATCCACGTAGTTCGTGGTGGTGGTGATGGGCGAGCCATTGACCTTCACCGCGGCCGCGCCATTGGCGGAGCGGTAGAGATTGAAGGCGACTTCCTCCGGATCATTACCCAGCAAGCGCCAGCCCACGTACACCTGCGTGCTGCTGGTGCGGATGGCGACCACCCCACGGCCCAGCCGCTCCATCTGTCGCTGGGCGGATGCCACCCATGGAACACCCAGCAGAAATACGAACCAAACAAGGGAACATCGGACGCGAAACATGAGGGCGGGTTTTTCAGTTTCTGTTTCAGGAGTGCCGGAACTGCTGGAGGGAAAGCACGAGGAGGATCACGAGAGCGATGATCCCGATCACCGCGGGCAGCCATCGCGGGCCCTGCTGCGCGGGAGTGGATGAAGGGATTCCCGGCGCTGTCGTCGGGACGGACACGATGGCGGCAGCCGGTGCCGCGCGCTCCGCGAGTGGGACGGGAGTGCGGATGTCCAGCGTGTCCCGCCCCTCGCCTCTTTTGAGCAGCGGATTCAGTCCCAACACATGGCCCGCCGCATCCACCACCTCGAGCGATCCGCCATAACCAGGCGGAAGCTTGTTCAGATAGACGGCGCGGAAACTGAGACCGGACGGACGTTCCACGGGATAGACCATCGAGAACACGGCCTCGTTGTTCCGGATGGCGGCGAAGACCCGTTGCGGATCCAGTTTCCGGCCATCGGCGGAGGCCTCGTAAAGTACGACGCGCTCCGTAGCCATGCGCTCCAGCACGGCGGCATCCGCCAGCGGCTCCCCGGCGAGGAGCCCCGCGATCTCCAGGGAGGTGGTGATCACCAGTTCCACTCCATCGCCATCCAGTCGCGCACGGGCGCTGCTCTCATACGGCTGGTGCGCCAGCGCGGATGACACTCCTCCCCACAACAACACAATCGCGAGGAAACGACGGCAGGCTGTGAGGGAAGCGGCCATGGTTCCGCCTCAAGACTTTTGCAAGGGCGACTCCGCAGTCATGCCCCGCGCCCCGCCCGCCGCCAGCAGGCAGCAGGCGGCAAACGCGCACCGGAGGAGGAGTTGGAACGGGCGGCCCATGATGGAGTTTTCCTACTATCCGACTAGTACATATCCACACAATCGATCGCACAGCCCGGGGCAAGGAATCCCGATCCACCGTTTCCGGAAGTGATCCGGATCTCCAGCTTGTTGGCCCCGGTGGTGAATGCGCTGGCCGGCACACGATAGGTGTAAGTGGTGTTGTTCCCACGCCAGGTGCCGATGGTCATGCCGCGCGAGTCCGGCTGGGACGAAGACTTCTGCAAGGGCGAGGACCAGGCATTCACGCCCACCTGCGGACGCCCTCCGGAAAACGCGGTGGTGATGCCGATGCGCACGGTGCGCTCCTTCACCTCGGCGGGCTTGAGATCGAAGTTGATGGCGATCGGATCATTCACACCACGCCACTGGCATGCGGGAAAATCGGCAGGGTTGCTTTTTCCGATCACATAGGCACCCGGGTTCCAAGGTGCCTGACGGCTGTCGGAGGGATGCATGCGGGGGATGTTCGCGCCATTCCGGAACTCCAGCGGTGTGCCGTCCCAGGTGCCGATGCGCCAGAGTGCGGGCATGCGGGATGGATCATCGGTGAGACGAATCGGTGGAAGGTTCGTCACCTGTCCCGCGATCACCTTCACCGGTGCGGTGTGTACGCCCAGTTCGTTCTTGTACACCGTCATGGTGTAGTCGCCCGGCTTCATGCAGGGGCTGGTAGCGGAGCCATCGCCACGCGCGGCCTCCATCCAGTACTGCGCGGTGGGATTCGAGAAGGCGATGGTGTAAGGTATGGCCGGGTCCCTGTCCTCCAGTCCGAGCACGGCCACCCGGCCGCGGCCGCTGGCGGGAATCCAGCCGGTGAGACCGAGATCCGCCATGAAGCTCATGTCCGGCATCGCGGGAGTGGTGCCTTTGGTGAACATCAGCGCG belongs to Luteolibacter ambystomatis and includes:
- a CDS encoding rhamnogalacturonan lyase B N-terminal domain-containing protein, giving the protein MSRFSLRFATVAVVVTIALLADRAHAAFGVVTDDKWHTVDSGAGLVFRVMRASGSIDSIKLDGTELNDRGKASAIASGLGSQGTTTAVTADANLVKVTVTTTGENQVAANMTHYYIVRKNENVIYMATYAGNEPRVGELRWITRLQGPLFPGTPAESTTRDNTRGVESKDVFGLADGTTRSKYYGNQRAKELAIRGVTGTGRGVYMAYGNRESSSGGPFFRDIQNQSGSDSEVYNYMNSGHAQTEKCRTGVLHGPYALMFTKGTTPAMPDMSFMADLGLTGWIPASGRGRVAVLGLEDRDPAIPYTIAFSNPTAQYWMEAARGDGSATSPCMKPGDYTMTVYKNELGVHTAPVKVIAGQVTNLPPIRLTDDPSRMPALWRIGTWDGTPLEFRNGANIPRMHPSDSRQAPWNPGAYVIGKSNPADFPACQWRGVNDPIAINFDLKPAEVKERTVRIGITTAFSGGRPQVGVNAWSSPLQKSSSQPDSRGMTIGTWRGNNTTYTYRVPASAFTTGANKLEIRITSGNGGSGFLAPGCAIDCVDMY
- a CDS encoding autotransporter-associated beta strand repeat-containing protein — translated: MFRVRCSLVWFVFLLGVPWVASAQRQMERLGRGVVAIRTSSTQVYVGWRLLGNDPEEVAFNLYRSANGAAAVKVNGSPITTTTNYVDAPGNLSTTAYTYSVRPVLNGVELADVWANLASGPCTLPLNASARQYLSVPMQPTPDDAAAGVSYDVKFCWVGDLDGDGEYDFVIDRSNPNVEARQWLQAYKRDGTLLWQMNMGPNSVDHYNITPGSSSIGIGHGDNVTVYDLDGDGKAEVIVRTANGVIFPNGTTLTAPDDEVQYISILEGTTGVEKARATIPVPAAWVTRTHMNAHMGIVYADGMKPSIFYQASNRNPDESFNDVATTWDYRGGVLSQRWTWPFSGHTATAHQIRLADVDNDGKDEYCDIGHVLKSDGSGQINGGVLNEVVHGDRFHITDIDPDRPGLETFLIQQNNGTGLATVLHAADKSAVIRKWYAGDVVDVGRGVVGDFDPSTKGIEMFSTQPNVYDSKGNALFSQQPFPPETIWWGVDAGTVSSAIPGLTKPYLGRQFIATVGSSAEAPAIAWFNPQYPGSQSRTYTIYNETSPGVYQAYGGRPAFWGDILGDWREELVVVANDNSELRIYTTKIPDVVKTSNGQPFRIYTLMHNPQYRIQATTKGYVQSSYTDYYLGTDMTPPPPPPMVDAKLVWRGGSGATTWDAGITPSWLNNGTNSTFANGDTVRFDIGGDATTAVALMGTLQPGAVTVYSPKDYAFTGSGSLGGAMTLMKAGKGTLTLGGTHAFTGKTTVWDGALVVNGSLQGSPVTVWGGTWGGAAAGGNTGGRIAGTGQFSQPVTIKYRGAITPGLGMGSAGALAFGNGLAAEDGAAFAMDLSDDSSGTTKANDRLAITGNLSLSGKVSIVVNPLNGALAPGTYTLATYTGTLTGSVSNLAVVVPAGTPYTLAADSGSIRLTVPVTRAAATVTWRGTGANWDLASSQNWLRAGSPDVFVSGDTVTFDNTGAASPTVSLATTLPVSGVTVNASNDYTFNGAGGLSGSGGLTKSGSGTLTLVSSNHSYTGPTVVNGGVLAVSALGDAGTPSSIGASSAAASNFVLNGGTLSLTASQTNTNRNLTLGSSGGTIDIALANSSIQSSGTISGSGALIKTGPGTLLIASANTYTGGTILNGGRIYLAGSTPNTSGLGSGLITINNGTLSMADVQASETAAWNVAVPAGGVARIDADGRCGLTGSLTGAGDLTFYSPYVRTDLKGNWSAFSGRLTVLGDFRIANSSGYAAAAVTLGDNAYAYYNLTMSGNVTLAMGELSGVSTAALRGGPTSGRTLTWQVGNKNTDSLYAGSIGNSTGITALTKVGTGTLMLSGACTHTGATTVQAGALVVTGSLTGSAVTVQNGATLGGSGSITGDVAIQSGGKLAFTAVNGVVSGLTINGNLTTNGTIVITPVPGTGAFPQGTYTIATYSGTLTGAPVLVWNPPVGSNQTATFDTTTAGVIKIVVKRGAGTLTWTGTAGTTWDTVAANWLLNGGSEVFLSPDSAVFDDTSSVNAITIAGPVTPGAVSVANTTKNYTLTAANGGIDGAGLLTKTGTGTLSLGAANLFSGGSVIQAGTIALLDAAANGGALGTGPVTLDGGTLRLYSLGSSSTSAGTFPNAIQVAAGDSGSLVAFGRGTLSGTVSGAGTLNFQTDYVRCDITGNWSAFTGLINVTKGPNGGDFRINNTNGFGTARINLATGVGMYMQVNFGPSGLTNTIGELTGTGELRGGPTAGRTMTWNVGGANTDALFSGAIKNGTGFTAITKSGSGAWTLAGASTYTGATTVSTGSLWITGSLGATAVSASSGATVGGTGTVGGNLTLGSGARLALGVDSTVTRGLTVSGTAVLNGAITVVPALLGGTLSPGTYTLLSTPAAITGSPVFTWNDTTGAGYTATFDTSTVGQVRITLTATVAAATFAQWSAASFSGQTDPLITGPNADPDKDGCQNLLEYFFGRSPLVAEPGSPLVCSQDGQGNIVLTFSMSKTLVNTSYKVRRSSDMVTWVDVEVIPVVVSENDTTRQMKAVIPRGTAPAGFLRLVVTGN